The genomic region TCCGCCATCTGAATTTGCAAGGTttctctctcctctttttcttattcttATATCATTTCCATTCTTCATCATTTAGATTTCTTTCGTTATATCATTTCGATTTCTTTCGGTAATTTCATTTTGCATTTATTTACTTTCCGATCTAGTTTTGTGTGTAATTACGACCTCACATTTTGTTCACTCTTGGATCTGATTGTTTTGGTCATTATATGTTTAGATCTGTTGGGTATCATTTCATTTCAATCTTAGATCTCTTTTAACTGACTGCGTAGATCTAAGTCTGTTAGCGTTTCATTTGTTGTATAGATCTATGTTTTTAGTATATCATACTCTGCCTCCCtccaaatcatttgtttacttttccaCAAATGAGCGAgtcggagggagtattagtgtgtGCAATGGTCGTCATTTGATGCTGTTACTTTAGGATCTGTTGGAGGATTTGTTTTATAGTGTGTTTGTCGATGTTCGTTTATTCATTGAATAACGGATTAGCTTAATTCATTAATTTCTTAGATTAGTTTATCTGAATAGGTTTTTAGTGGAATATGTACCATTTACAATCAAAGAATATTACTCTCTTcccccaatcatttgtttaggtattttaatcaaagctaAATAAATGAATGGGATGGGGTGAGTAGTACTACTAATGTCAATTCCTTTCTCAAGGTCTATACACCTACAATTCTGGATTTTGTATTGGACTACTTTATTAGCTTAattctattttttttaatatttcatAATTATCTGCCTACTAGTGATTAATGTCTGAAAATGTAAATCAACTAGATAATTGTTGTTGATGCATCATTTGATTCACATACCAAAAATATACTCTGTATATCTCATCCGCTATACTTCAAAATATGCTGGATTAAACCAGAGGACCATTTATAGTTATGGTTGTTGAGATATTCCCTTTTAATCGATTGAATTTGATTGATCTGTTGCAAGTTAAAATATACTCTGTTATTCATAGATCATCATTTACATTATGTTCTCGCGAAACAATAATCACCCTCTTGTGCATCTAAAATACTCCCTCtttcccggtcatttgttgtcctattccatttttggGCGTCTctgtcatttgttgtcctttctattttaagaatgaacttcatgagtaatttgatcattcacactcaatttgtgccacttgtcatttagtaattggccctgTTCtctttcattagtctttgtgccaaaaccaaaggacaacaaatgaccatgacggagggagtattaaactATCCTAGTTTCCGTGTTTGCTCGCAATGGATAATTAACCTGGCAAGTTTCATTTCAACTATGAACTTGCCAAATAACTTGCATTCCGAAAGGTTTTTGTATGTTGTTACTCTGTCGCTAGTTAATGCATTGCAATTGTGTGTTTAACACTGATTGTCTCTAATGCAGGGTTTTTAGTAGCAATGGCTGAGATGAACAAGAAGACAGCTGGACAACTTTACCTCCCTACTGGCTTATCACAAATCACACAACCTCGATATGGAGCATTCCAAAACTCTGCTGTCCTCCAAAGGCGTGCCTTTGGAAACTACACAAACGCCGCTTTACAGTTCCCTACTCAGGCCACCCAAGATTTGTCATTTGTTAACAACATGTCTTCCCCTGTTGTTGCTTACGCCCCACAAGAGAAAGGACTTGGCGCCTTTGCAATTGATTTTCTCATGGGAGGAGTGTCTGCTGCTGTCTCCAAAACCGCTGCTGCTCCCATTGAGCGTGTCAAGCTTTTGATCCAGAACCAAGATGAGATGCTCAAGTCTGGTCGTCTTTCTGAGCCATACAAGGGCATTGGTGACTGCTTCAAGAGAACAATGGCGGATGAGGGTATGATCTCTTTGTGGAGAGGAAACACTGCCAATGTCATCCGTTACTTCCCTACTCAGGTAGGCCTTGTGACATTTTTTGTTTACTTATTACTGACTTGTCTACTCTTTCCACGCATCTTAACATCTTTTAATTTTCTATCAGGCTTTGAACTTTGCTTTCAAGGACTACTTCAAGAGACTGTTCAACTTCAAGAAGGACAGAGATGGTTACTGGCCGTGGTTTGCCGGGAATTTGGCATCTGGTGGTGCTGCTGGTGCCTCATCTTTGTTCTTTGTCTACTCTCTTGATTATGCTCGTACCCGTCTTGCCAATGATTCTAAGGCTGCCAAGAAGGGAGGAGGAGGGAGACAATTCAATGGTCTCGTTGATGTCTACCGTAAGACATTGGCATCAGATGGTATCGCTGGATTGTACCGTGGTTTCAACATTTCCTGTGTTGGTATCATTGTCTACCGTGGTCTTTACTTTGGTCTGTACGATTCAATTAAGCCTGTGATCTTGACCGGAAAGCTGGAGGTACATttctgttgttttttttttaacttatGCTCCAATGTTTTGTTTCCTCCTCAATTCCTGTTAGACTGTTGTGTGATGCTGGCTTTCTCTTCTGTTTTTATTGCATATATGCTCTAGGTTTTGATGTTTCACGGTTTTAGCTTTCTGCCTCAAGGTTTTAATTTTTGGACATACAGACAAAGGAGCATCCAATCCGTTTTTCTGTTGATTCATTTTTGTTTCTTGGTTCATTTTATGTGGCTCTTGGTTTTAGGAGGTTTTTTGATGAATTGATTTAACAAAAACATCCGCACTTTTTTACGCCTTACTTGGCATTAGTtagtttctccttgttcattctTTTAATTCTCATTGATTGTTTCAAATCATGACTCATTCCAGCTTGCTGCAAATCTTTTTTTGTTGAAGCTTATCTGTAGTATCCATTTTCTTCCTTTCTAGTGCTATCAAGAAGTAAGCCCTGATAATGATAAATTTGAGTATAAGAAATTATAATAAAACCAAGAGTTAGGCATTCCCATGCCACTGTGTATGGGAAGGTAGCATGATTACGGTCTCAGACATTGACCAAGGTCTAGTGATTCCCATGCCACTCTTATTAAATCTTGATTAATAGCATGATCCTTGCTCATCATTTATAAGTCTATATTATGGCAATTTGATTTTATAGTTTGTTGAACATGTTCTGAATATGCCAGTGATGGCTATGACTATGAGCATTATTATTACAACAAAATTAGATTTGACCAGCCGAACAGGTGTTACACTGTTCCTCTATTTTACTCGATAGTAGGCAGTATTAGACAAAGCTTTCAGTTCGTCAAGAAATGGTGCCTGTTTGATTGAAATTATGGTATCACTCCTGTTCTCTTGGAAGAAATAACACTATGGTGGCGCCTAGTATAACATACAAATTTGTTTTTATCGATTGCAGGATAGCTTCTTTGCTAGTTTTGCTCTAGGTTGGGTCATCACCAACGGTGCTGGACTTGCTTCATACCCCATTGACACTGTCCGAAGAAGAATGATGATGACCTCGGGTGAGGCAGTCAAGTACAAGGGCTCCATGGACTGCTTTGCTCAAATCTTGAAGAACGAGGGTGCCAAGTCCCTCTTCAAGGGTGCTGGTGCTAACATCCTCCGTGCTGTTGCTGGTGCCGGAGTGTTGGCTGGTTACGACAAGCTCCAGGTCATTGTCTTCGGAAAGAAGTACGGATCAGGCGGTGCCTAATTTATTAGGACGATATTGATGAAAATTTTTTTGAACTGGGAATTGCGGTGGCTGCTTTTTAATATGACACTCAGGTTGAGGATTTTGAATAATGTAATTTTAAAGATAATTAGAGGGGTTAAACCCTGCAGTTTTCCGTGAGGATTTTTTTCTCGGATGGTTATAAATTTGTTGTTGGTGTGGAGTGCAGTAGCATGCATTCTTGTGCTCCATTTTGATACATGAGGTTAATTGTTCTTAAATTTAAACAATTATTGCCTTCCATTGTAATGGAATGAGTCAATTCCTTTTTGGTTAATCTCATTTCTCTTGTTCCTTCTTATTTGTGATACTCCCATCTTGATGTTTTATGTTCCGTGAGTTCTTTCAGTAGCGTTTGATAGGAGACTTTTGATGcgttttttaaaacatttcatTGTCCCCCATATGTTAATTTAAAATAGTGTCTTAAAAAGTTTATGTTTGATAGTGTTTGTTAGGTTGTTTTAAATCTAATAGCTCATCTATTTATTAGAATGTGCTTTGCGGCATATTGTTCACATTATGTTTGCATTAACCACTGGACTAATATCAACAAATTAACCATAAACGTTACCTTTAAACTGAAATAAGCAAGTCTACCTTACAATTAGTCTTGCTTGAGAGTTATAGTCATGCGTGAAAGCTGTTttaaattaagacggtcttatgCAAAAATTGGTGTAACCTTCGACATTTGCCAGCGAGAAAGGAAGGATTCTTAGAAGGCAATCTCCTAAGAGCATCATTTCATAATCTCATTCTGTATTGGAAATTTGGAATAAATCTAAATCTAAATGATTCATGACAACATTACATTTCATAGGTGATTGGCTTTAAGGAGATTAAATTAAAAATCAATTCACAATGAAGGA from Silene latifolia isolate original U9 population chromosome 3, ASM4854445v1, whole genome shotgun sequence harbors:
- the LOC141646573 gene encoding ADP,ATP carrier protein 1, mitochondrial-like; this encodes MAEMNKKTAGQLYLPTGLSQITQPRYGAFQNSAVLQRRAFGNYTNAALQFPTQATQDLSFVNNMSSPVVAYAPQEKGLGAFAIDFLMGGVSAAVSKTAAAPIERVKLLIQNQDEMLKSGRLSEPYKGIGDCFKRTMADEGMISLWRGNTANVIRYFPTQALNFAFKDYFKRLFNFKKDRDGYWPWFAGNLASGGAAGASSLFFVYSLDYARTRLANDSKAAKKGGGGRQFNGLVDVYRKTLASDGIAGLYRGFNISCVGIIVYRGLYFGLYDSIKPVILTGKLEDSFFASFALGWVITNGAGLASYPIDTVRRRMMMTSGEAVKYKGSMDCFAQILKNEGAKSLFKGAGANILRAVAGAGVLAGYDKLQVIVFGKKYGSGGA